In Vitis riparia cultivar Riparia Gloire de Montpellier isolate 1030 chromosome 19, EGFV_Vit.rip_1.0, whole genome shotgun sequence, the following proteins share a genomic window:
- the LOC117908617 gene encoding translation initiation factor IF-2, chloroplastic codes for MASLASLVSLGSAGASSSGHFEGSLLLQRRVSLLRRNFGGGKRWGLVSVCKYSGTMTNVIAEEGNAVSVDSSTYRGGGKDEDNGLVLKPAPKPVLKPVNSVVSWDAGSKISGDSDDDEKLENVDERNKVIESLGEVLEKAEKLETGRLGELGSKRESGSVDKSPPGTNDNSTVGRTVNNSNASKKSKTLKSVWRKGNPVATVEKVVKDASNNITNTEREGPEVRRKVETQPRIPLRPTQPPLRAQPKLQAKPSVAPPPPVLKKPVILKDVGAAPKSSGIDETDSGKTRERKPILIDKFASKRPVVDPMIAQAVLAPPKPGKGPVPGKFKDDYRKKNASTGGSRRRMVAANDMEIPDDETSELNVSIPGAATARKGRKWSKASRKAARLQAAKDAAPVKVEILEVGEEGMLTEDLAYNLAISEGEILGFLYSKGIKPDGVQTLDKDMVKMVCKEYEVEVIDAAGVKVEEMARKKEILDEEDLDKLENRPPVLTIMGHVDHGKTTLLDHIRKSKVTASEAGGITQGIGAYKVLVPIDGKPQSCVFLDTPGHEAFGAMRARGARVTDIAIIVVAADDGIRPQTNEAIAHAKAAGVPIVIAINKIDKDGANPERVMQELSSIGLMPEDWGGDIPMVQISALKGENVDDLLETIMLVAELQELKANPDRNAKGTVIEAGLDKSKGPVATFIVQNGTLKRGDIVVCGGAFGKVRALFDDGGKRVDAAGPSIPVQVIGLNNVPIAGDEFEVVGSLDIARERAEARAESLRQERISAKAGDGKVTLSSFASAVSGGSQSGLDLHQLNIIMKVDVQGSIEAVRQALQVLPQDNVALKFLLQATGDISASDIDLAVASKAIVIGFNVRAPGSVKSYADTKGVEIRLYKVIYDLIDDVRNAMEGLLDAVEEEITIGTAEVRATFTSGSGRIAGCMVKEGKVEKGCGIRVVRDGRAVYVGTLDSLRRVKEIVKEVNAGLECGMGMEDYNDWEVGDIVQAFNKKQKKRTLEEASASMTAALEVAGIEK; via the exons ATGGCTTCGCTAGCTTCCCTTGTGAGTTTGGGAAGCGCTGGTGCCAGTTCCTCTGGACATTTCGAGGGATCTCTTCTGCTACAACGGAGAGTTTCCCTATTAAGACGCAATTTTGGGGGTGGGAAGAGATGGGGGTTGGTTTCGGTTTGTAAATATTCGGGCACAATGACTAATGTTATTGCTGAGGAAGGGAATGCGGTTTCTGTGGATTCTTCTACGTATAGGGGTGGTGGTAAGGACGAGGATAATGGTCTTGTCCTCAAGCCTGCGCCAAAGCCTGTGTTGAAACCCGTAAATTCTGTAGTTTCTTGGGATGCAGGGTCGAAAATTAGTGGGGACTCTGATGATGATGAGAAGTTGGAGAATGTGGATGAGAGGAATAAGGTGATAGAGTCACTGGGAGAGGTGTTGGAGAAGGCCGAAAAACTTGAAACTGGCAGGTTGGGTGAGTTAGGAAGTAAAAGGGAAAGTGGGTCTGTGGATAAATCACCCCCCGGTACCAATGACAATTCAACAGTTGGTAGAACGGTGAATAATTCAAATGCCAGTAAGAAATCTAAAACCTTAAAGAGTGTGTGGCGGAAAGGAAATCCGGTTGCTACAGTTGAAAAGGTTGTTAAGGATGCTTCTAATAATATTACTAACACTGAAAGAGAGGGACCTGAGGTCAGGAGGAAGGTAGAAACTCAGCCCAGGATTCCTTTGAGACCCACTCAGCCGCCTTTGAGAGCTCAACCAAAGTTGCAAGCTAAACCTTCGGTTGCTCCTCCTCCTCCTGTCTTAAAGAAACCTGTTATCTTGAAGGATGTGGGGGCAGCTCCTAAGTCATCAGGGATTGATGAAACTGATTCAGGCAAAACCAGAGAGCGGaaaccaatcttgattgacaaaTTTGCTTCCAAGAGACCAGTGGTTGATCCGATGATAGCGCAAGCAGTTTTAGCTCCTCCAAAACCCGGAAAGGGGCCTGTACCTGGTAAATTCAAGGATGATTATCGCAAGAAAAATGCTTCAACTGGAGGATCACGCAGAAGAATGGTTGCTGCCAATGACATGGAGATTCCGGATGATGAGACATCAGAACTGAATGTGTCTATTCCTGGGGCGGCTACAGCAAGAAAAGGGAGGAAATGGAGTAAGGCAAGTCGAAAGGCTGCTAGACTTCAAGCAGCTAAAGATGCGGCTCCTGTTAAAGTTGAAATTCTAGAGGTTGGGGAAGAAGGTATGTTGACAGAAGACTTAGCGTACAACTTGGCCATCAGTGAAGGTGAAATTCTTGGTTTTCTATACTCAAAAGGTATTAAGCCAGATGGGGTGCAAACTCTGGACAAAGACATGGTTAAGATGGTTTGCAAAGAGTATGAGGTAGAAGTTATTGATGCTGCCGGtgttaaagtggaagaaatggCAAGGAAGAAGGAAATTCTTGATGAAGAAGACCTGGACAAACTAGAAAACAGACCTCCTGTCCTGACTATAATGGGTCACGTGGATCATGGCAAG ACCACCCTTTTGGATCATATTCGGAAGAGCAAG GTAACTGCATCAGAAGCAGGAGGGATTACACAAGGAATTGGTGCATATAAGGTTTTAGTGCCCATCGATGGCAAGCCACAGTCATGTGTTTTCCTTGATACACCTGGACACGAG GCGTTTGGGGCGATGAGAGCTCGTGGAGCAAGGGTTACCGACATTGCTATTATTGTTGTGGCTGCTGATGATGGAATTCGTCCTCAAACAAATGAGGCCATAGCTCATGCTAAAGCAGCTGGGGTACCAATTGTAATAGCTATAAATAAG ATAGATAAGGATGGAGCTAACCCAGAACGAGTCATGCAAGAACTTTCGTCTATTGGTCTAATGCCAGAAGATTGGGGTGGTGATATCCCAATGGTTCAG ATCAGTGCTCTTAAAGGGGAGAATGTAGATGATTTGTTAGAAACTATCATGCTTGTAGCAGAG TTGCAAGAGTTGAAGGCTAATCCTGATAGAAACGCAAAGGGCACAGTCATTGAGGCTGGTCTTGATAAATCGAAGGGACCGGTTGCTACATTCATTGTGCAGAATGGAACACTCAAAAGGGGAGATATAGTGGTTTGTGGTGGCGCCTTTGGCAAG GTGCGGGCTTTGTTTGATGATGGTGGGAAGCGTGTTGATGCAGCTGGACCTTCTATACCTGTCCAG GTCATTGGATTGAATAATGTTCCAATTGCTGGTGATGAATTTGAGGTCGTTGGCTCCCTTGATATTGCTCGAGAAAGAGCGGAGGCACGTGCAGAGTCATTGCGACAAGAACGTATATCAGCAAAGGCTGGTGATGGGAAGGTTACACTTTCTTCCTTTGCTTCTGCAGTTTCAGGTGGAAGCCAGTCTGGATTAGACTTGCATCAGTTGAATATTATTATGAAGGTTGATGTTCAG GGTTCCATTGAGGCTGTGAGGCAAGCCTTACAGGTGCTTCCTCAAGATAATGTCGCTTTAAAGTTCCTCCTCCAAGCAACCGGGGATATAAGTGCTAGTGATATTGATCTTGCAGTTGCTAGCAAGGCTATTGTTATAGGATTTAATGTTAGAGCACCTGGCTCTGTTAAGAGTTATGCTGACACCAAAGGGGTAGAGATTCGACTGtacaaagttatttatgatctTATTGATGATGTGCGGAATGCAATGGAAGGACTCCTGGATGCTGTTGAG GAAGAAATAACAATTGGCACAGCAGAAGTTCGGGCCACATTCACCAGCGGCAGTGGCCGGATTGCTGGTTGCATGGTAAAGGAGGGAAAGGTAGAGAAAGGTTGTGGCATTCGGGTGGTACGAGATGGCAGGGCTGTCTATGTTGGTACTCTTGATTCTTTGAGACGAGTTAAAGAAATTGTGAAAGAG GTAAATGCTGGACTAGAGTGTGGGATGGGAATGGAAGACtacaatgattgggaggtgggagaCATTGTCCAGGCCTTCAACAAGAAGCAGAAGAAACGAACGCTTGAAGAGGCATCGGCTTCAATGACAGCTGCACTGGAAGTGGCAGgtattgaaaaataa